In one Cronobacter dublinensis subsp. dublinensis LMG 23823 genomic region, the following are encoded:
- a CDS encoding methyl-accepting chemotaxis protein: MLVMGALSLYFLSNNNKSASFILTERFPAVRYALEMRGVLSELRLQQVQMIASPTLAEREKHQKELQQAIDNFLEAQNHYLRLYQGDTLPPLAINIVNNFKAFSQSNRQVLAALAQEDIALASKISGDNSRQYRTQLMADLATLEKNEIAAADTEAARAAQGYTSATWTQIVLGIVALVASGVIAAVLTRNLMRQLGGEPAKAQAIAYTISQGDLSRPVTWRGDNNLLSSLGVMQNELRKLIAAIRHSAETVLNHAGEIAAGNRELSARTEQQSAALIETAASMEQITSTVKNNADHTQQARLMAGNAASSAQQGGVVMSQVSGTMQAISASADRMTEIIALIEGIAFQTNILALNAAVEAARAGEHGKGFAVVAGEVRNLAHRSSEAAKDIRQLIVGTTDKMSEGASLVRSAESAMSDIIGNATRVRDLLDEVNMATQEQQRGIEQINLAIAELDKVTQSNASMVEELAGSADVMSEQVTRLNAGTRVFRLEAQAQ, translated from the coding sequence ATGCTCGTAATGGGAGCCTTATCACTTTATTTTCTCAGCAATAATAATAAGAGCGCCTCGTTTATCCTGACGGAGCGTTTTCCGGCAGTCCGATATGCGCTTGAAATGCGTGGCGTTTTATCGGAGCTGCGGCTTCAGCAGGTGCAGATGATTGCTTCCCCGACTCTGGCCGAACGCGAAAAGCATCAGAAAGAACTGCAACAGGCGATCGATAATTTCCTGGAAGCACAGAACCATTATCTGCGTTTATATCAGGGCGACACGCTGCCGCCGCTGGCGATTAACATCGTGAATAACTTTAAGGCGTTTTCTCAGTCTAACCGTCAGGTACTGGCGGCGCTGGCGCAGGAAGATATTGCGCTTGCCAGTAAAATCAGCGGCGATAATTCGCGCCAGTACCGCACGCAGCTGATGGCGGATCTCGCGACACTTGAGAAAAACGAAATCGCCGCCGCCGACACCGAAGCAGCACGCGCGGCGCAGGGTTATACCTCCGCCACCTGGACTCAGATTGTCCTCGGGATCGTCGCGCTCGTCGCAAGCGGCGTGATTGCCGCTGTCCTGACCCGCAACCTGATGCGCCAGCTCGGCGGCGAACCGGCCAAAGCGCAGGCGATAGCCTATACCATCTCGCAGGGCGACCTGAGCCGCCCGGTGACCTGGCGCGGCGACAACAACCTTCTGAGCTCGCTCGGCGTGATGCAAAACGAGCTGCGCAAGCTTATCGCAGCCATTCGCCACTCGGCGGAAACGGTGCTGAATCACGCGGGCGAAATCGCCGCGGGCAACCGCGAACTTTCTGCCCGCACCGAACAGCAGTCGGCGGCGCTTATCGAGACTGCGGCCAGCATGGAGCAGATCACCTCGACCGTGAAAAATAACGCCGATCACACGCAGCAGGCGCGGCTGATGGCGGGCAATGCCGCGTCCAGCGCCCAGCAGGGCGGCGTGGTGATGAGCCAGGTTTCTGGCACCATGCAGGCGATTTCCGCCAGCGCAGACAGGATGACCGAGATTATCGCCCTGATTGAAGGGATAGCGTTTCAGACCAACATTCTGGCGCTTAACGCGGCGGTCGAAGCCGCCCGCGCGGGCGAGCACGGCAAAGGCTTCGCCGTCGTGGCGGGCGAAGTGCGCAACCTCGCCCATCGCAGCTCCGAGGCCGCGAAGGATATCCGCCAGCTGATTGTCGGCACCACCGATAAAATGAGCGAAGGCGCAAGCCTTGTGCGTAGCGCGGAGAGCGCCATGAGCGACATTATCGGCAACGCCACGCGGGTGCGGGATTTGCTGGATGAAGTGAATATGGCGACCCAGGAGCAGCAGCGCGGCATCGAGCAGATAAACCTGGCGATCGCGGAGCTCGATAAAGTCACGCAAAGCAACGCGTCGATGGTGGAGGAGCTGGCAGGATCGGCGGATGTGATGTCGGAACAGGTGACCCGACTCAACGCGGGAACGCGGGTGTTTCGCCTGGAGGCGCAGGCGCAGTAA
- a CDS encoding YfcL family protein: MIAEFEARILALIDEMVEHASDDELFASGYLRGHLTLAVAALEHGDDHSPQAVYTKVTNSLETAIHAGELSPRDQALVLGMWDNLFQQAKLN; this comes from the coding sequence ATGATTGCCGAATTTGAAGCACGTATTCTGGCGCTAATTGATGAGATGGTAGAGCACGCGAGCGATGACGAACTGTTTGCGAGCGGCTATCTGCGCGGCCACCTGACGCTTGCCGTCGCGGCGCTGGAGCACGGCGACGATCACTCCCCGCAGGCCGTGTATACGAAGGTGACCAACAGCCTGGAAACCGCGATCCACGCGGGCGAACTCTCGCCGCGCGATCAGGCGCTGGTGCTGGGCATGTGGGATAACCTGTTCCAGCAGGCGAAGCTGAACTAA
- a CDS encoding elongation factor P hydroxylase — protein MREHHYQDLIAIFDGCFADDFNTRLIKGDDEPIYLPADDETPYHRVVFAHGFYASALHEISHWCIAGKARREQVDFGYWYCPDGRDAATQSQFEDVEVKPQALEWLFCVAAGFAFNVSCDNLSGDVDPDRIAFQRRVHAQVMQYLNDGIPARPARFIAALQDYYQTPPLAAQQFPWPEDLC, from the coding sequence ATGCGTGAACACCACTATCAGGATTTAATCGCGATTTTCGACGGCTGCTTCGCCGATGATTTTAATACCCGTCTGATTAAAGGCGATGACGAACCCATTTATCTTCCTGCTGATGACGAGACGCCGTATCACCGCGTGGTCTTCGCCCACGGCTTTTACGCCAGCGCCCTGCATGAGATTTCGCACTGGTGCATTGCCGGCAAAGCGCGGCGTGAACAGGTGGACTTCGGCTACTGGTACTGCCCGGACGGGCGCGATGCCGCGACCCAAAGCCAGTTTGAGGATGTCGAAGTTAAACCCCAGGCGCTGGAGTGGCTATTTTGCGTGGCGGCGGGTTTTGCGTTTAACGTTAGCTGCGACAATCTCAGCGGCGATGTCGACCCGGACCGCATCGCGTTTCAGCGCCGGGTGCACGCGCAGGTGATGCAGTATCTGAACGACGGCATTCCCGCGCGTCCGGCGCGCTTTATCGCCGCGTTACAGGATTATTACCAGACGCCGCCGCTGGCGGCGCAACAATTCCCATGGCCGGAAGACTTGTGCTAA
- a CDS encoding sulfite exporter TauE/SafE family protein, whose amino-acid sequence MDWFMVSPLLLTALFFVAMLAGFIDALAGGGGLLTVPALLAAGMSPAQALATNKLQACGGSLSSSLYFIRRGVVSLHDQKLNILMTFIGSTSGALLVQHVQSDILRQILPVLVIAIGLYFLLMPRLGEEDRQRRLYGLPFALVAGGCVGFYDGFFGPGAGSFYALAFVTLAGFNLAKSTAHAKVLNATSNVGGLLLFIIGGKVIWGTGFVMLAGQFFGARLGSRLVLSKGQRLIRPMIVIVSAVMSAKLLFDSHGQEILRWLGMA is encoded by the coding sequence ATGGACTGGTTTATGGTTTCGCCGCTGTTGCTGACAGCGCTTTTTTTCGTCGCCATGCTCGCAGGCTTTATTGATGCCCTCGCGGGCGGCGGCGGGCTGCTGACGGTGCCTGCGCTGCTGGCGGCAGGCATGTCGCCCGCCCAGGCGCTGGCGACCAATAAACTTCAGGCGTGCGGCGGCTCGCTCTCGTCGTCGCTCTATTTTATCCGTCGCGGCGTGGTCAGCCTTCACGACCAGAAGCTGAATATTCTGATGACGTTTATCGGCTCAACCAGCGGCGCGCTGCTGGTGCAGCACGTGCAGTCCGATATTCTTCGCCAGATTTTGCCAGTGCTGGTCATTGCCATCGGGCTCTATTTCCTGCTGATGCCGCGCCTTGGCGAAGAAGATCGCCAGCGCAGGCTCTACGGCCTGCCGTTCGCGCTGGTGGCGGGCGGCTGCGTCGGCTTTTACGACGGCTTTTTCGGCCCCGGCGCGGGCTCGTTTTACGCCCTGGCGTTCGTGACGCTCGCGGGGTTTAACCTCGCGAAATCCACCGCCCACGCCAAGGTGCTCAACGCCACTTCCAACGTCGGCGGGCTGCTGCTGTTTATCATCGGCGGCAAGGTTATCTGGGGCACCGGCTTTGTCATGCTGGCCGGGCAGTTTTTCGGCGCGCGCCTGGGCTCGCGCTTAGTATTAAGTAAAGGACAGCGCCTGATCCGCCCGATGATCGTTATCGTCTCGGCGGTGATGAGCGCCAAATTGTTATTTGACAGCCACGGGCAGGAGATCCTCCGCTGGCTGGGGATGGCGTAA
- the mepA gene encoding penicillin-insensitive murein endopeptidase: MKIRCTTLLALLFCSAASAATPWQKITQPIPGTAQSIGTFSNGCIIGAEPLPMDSEHYQIMRTDQRRYFGHPDLVRFIERLSNQVNELQLGTVLVGDMGMPAGGRFNGGHASHQTGLDVDIFLQLPKQRWSAAQLRRPQALDLVSDDGKSVVSSLWKPEIGGLIKLAALDDDVTRIFVNPAIKQQLCLDAGPDRDWLRKVRPWFQHRAHMHVRLRCPADSLECVEQAPPPPGDGCGEELQSWFKPAAPGSGKAEKTTPPPPPPSCQALLDKHAL, translated from the coding sequence ATGAAAATACGCTGCACTACCTTGCTGGCGCTGCTCTTTTGCAGCGCGGCAAGCGCCGCCACGCCGTGGCAGAAAATCACCCAGCCCATTCCGGGCACGGCCCAGTCGATCGGCACCTTTTCCAACGGCTGTATTATCGGTGCCGAGCCGCTGCCGATGGACTCGGAACATTACCAGATCATGCGCACCGACCAGCGTCGCTATTTCGGCCACCCGGATCTGGTGCGCTTTATTGAGCGTCTTAGCAATCAGGTGAACGAATTACAGCTCGGCACCGTGCTGGTCGGCGATATGGGCATGCCGGCGGGCGGGCGCTTTAACGGCGGTCACGCTAGCCATCAGACGGGGCTTGATGTCGACATCTTCCTGCAGCTGCCGAAACAGCGCTGGAGCGCGGCGCAGCTGCGTCGTCCGCAGGCGCTGGATCTGGTGTCTGACGACGGGAAATCGGTCGTGTCGTCGCTCTGGAAACCGGAAATCGGCGGGCTGATTAAGCTTGCGGCGCTGGATGACGACGTCACCCGTATTTTTGTCAACCCGGCCATCAAGCAGCAGCTCTGCCTGGACGCCGGGCCGGATCGCGACTGGCTGCGCAAAGTGCGCCCGTGGTTCCAGCATCGCGCCCATATGCATGTGCGCCTGCGCTGTCCGGCAGACAGCCTGGAGTGCGTGGAGCAGGCGCCGCCGCCGCCGGGCGACGGCTGTGGCGAAGAGCTGCAGAGCTGGTTTAAACCGGCGGCACCGGGCAGCGGCAAAGCTGAGAAGACAACGCCGCCGCCACCGCCGCCGTCATGTCAGGCATTGCTGGATAAACACGCCCTTTAA
- the aroC gene encoding chorismate synthase, whose protein sequence is MAGNTLGQLFRVTTFGESHGLALGCIIDGVPPGIALSEADLQHDLDRRRPGTSRYTTQRREPDQVKILSGVFEGVTTGTSIGLLIENTDQRSQDYGAIKDVFRPGHADYTYEQKYGVRDYRGGGRSSARETAMRVAAGAIAKKYLAQKFGIVIRACLTQMGDIPLEIKDWAQVEQNPFFSPDADKLDALDELMRALKKEGDSIGAKVTVVADNVPPGLGEPVFDRLDADIAHALMSINAVKGVEIGEGFGVIALKGSENRDEITKDGFQSNHAGGILGGISSGQQIVATIALKPTSSITVPGRTVNRAGDEVEMITRGRHDPCVGIRAVPIAEAMLAIVLMDHLLRHRGQNADVTTTLPRW, encoded by the coding sequence GCTAAGCGAAGCCGATCTCCAGCACGATCTCGACCGCCGCCGCCCGGGCACCTCCCGTTACACTACGCAGCGCCGCGAGCCGGATCAGGTGAAAATTCTCTCCGGCGTGTTTGAGGGCGTGACCACCGGCACCAGCATCGGCCTGCTGATTGAAAACACCGATCAGCGCTCACAGGATTACGGCGCCATCAAAGATGTGTTTCGTCCGGGGCACGCCGATTACACCTACGAACAGAAATATGGCGTGCGCGACTATCGCGGCGGCGGACGCTCCTCCGCGCGTGAAACCGCCATGCGCGTCGCCGCAGGCGCGATTGCCAAAAAATATCTGGCGCAGAAATTCGGCATCGTTATCCGCGCCTGCCTGACCCAGATGGGCGACATTCCGCTGGAAATCAAAGACTGGGCGCAGGTGGAGCAGAACCCGTTCTTCTCGCCGGATGCCGACAAGCTCGACGCGCTCGATGAACTGATGCGCGCGCTCAAAAAAGAGGGCGACTCCATCGGCGCGAAAGTGACGGTTGTCGCCGACAACGTGCCGCCGGGCCTCGGCGAGCCGGTGTTTGACCGGCTTGACGCCGATATCGCGCATGCGCTGATGAGCATCAACGCCGTAAAAGGTGTAGAGATCGGCGAAGGGTTTGGCGTCATCGCGCTAAAAGGCAGCGAAAATCGCGATGAAATCACCAAAGACGGTTTTCAGAGCAACCACGCGGGCGGCATTCTCGGCGGCATCAGCAGCGGCCAGCAGATTGTCGCTACTATCGCGCTGAAACCGACCTCCAGCATCACCGTGCCGGGGCGTACCGTTAACCGCGCCGGCGACGAAGTCGAAATGATCACCCGTGGCCGCCACGATCCGTGCGTCGGCATTCGCGCGGTGCCTATCGCCGAAGCGATGCTGGCTATCGTGCTGATGGACCATCTGCTGCGCCACCGCGGCCAGAACGCGGACGTCACCACCACGCTTCCTCGCTGGTAA